The Halobacterium sp. CBA1132 genome has a segment encoding these proteins:
- a CDS encoding 50S ribosomal protein L6 → MARVEIEIPDDVTAEVDHLDLTVEGPEGSVSRRLWYPDVSVSVEDDAVVVASDVDDAKTLSTVGTFESHVENMFHGVTEGWEYQLEVHYSHFPMQVEVEGEEVVIQNFLGEKAPRRTPVRGDTDVTVDGEEVTLRGPSIEDVGQTAADIEQLTRVTDKDTRVFQDGVYIVEKPTKGGA, encoded by the coding sequence ATGGCACGAGTCGAAATCGAAATTCCGGACGACGTGACGGCGGAGGTCGACCACCTCGACCTCACCGTCGAAGGCCCCGAAGGGTCCGTGTCGCGCCGCCTCTGGTACCCGGACGTCAGCGTCTCCGTCGAGGACGACGCCGTCGTCGTGGCCAGCGACGTCGACGACGCGAAGACGCTCTCGACGGTCGGTACGTTCGAGAGCCACGTGGAGAACATGTTCCACGGCGTCACCGAGGGCTGGGAGTACCAGCTCGAAGTCCACTACTCTCACTTCCCGATGCAGGTGGAAGTCGAGGGCGAGGAAGTCGTCATCCAGAACTTCCTCGGCGAGAAGGCGCCGCGACGGACGCCCGTCCGCGGCGACACCGACGTCACGGTGGACGGCGAAGAAGTGACACTCCGAGGCCCGAGTATCGAGGACGTCGGCCAGACGGCGGCCGACATCGAACAGCTGACGCGCGTCACCGACAAGGACACGCGCGTGTTCCAGGACGGCGTGTACATCGTCGAGAAACCCACGAAGGGAGGTGCCTGA
- a CDS encoding 30S ribosomal protein S8, translated as MTANDPLSDAVSGIDNAESVGHLTHTVEPASNMVGSVLEVFYDRGYIDGFEFVDDGKAGKFEVELKGAINECGPVNPRYSVAADGYEKWEKRYLPARDYGALVVTTSHGIMSHYEAREKGIGGQVIAYVY; from the coding sequence ATGACGGCAAACGACCCCCTGTCCGACGCAGTCTCCGGCATCGATAACGCCGAGAGCGTCGGGCACCTCACGCACACAGTAGAGCCCGCCTCCAACATGGTCGGCTCCGTCCTCGAGGTCTTCTACGACCGCGGGTATATCGACGGCTTCGAGTTCGTCGACGACGGGAAGGCCGGCAAGTTCGAGGTCGAACTGAAAGGTGCCATCAACGAGTGTGGCCCCGTGAACCCACGGTACTCCGTGGCAGCCGACGGGTACGAGAAGTGGGAGAAGCGCTATCTCCCCGCCCGTGACTACGGCGCGCTCGTCGTCACGACGAGCCACGGCATCATGAGCCACTACGAGGCCCGCGAGAAGGGCATCGGTGGCCAAGTGATCGCGTACGTATACTAA
- a CDS encoding 30S ribosomal protein S14: MSESEQAEETGQTHECRRCGRKQGLVGKYDIWLCRQCFREIARSMGFKKYS, from the coding sequence ATGAGCGAGAGCGAACAAGCAGAAGAGACGGGCCAGACACACGAGTGCCGGCGCTGTGGCCGCAAGCAGGGCCTCGTCGGCAAGTACGACATCTGGCTCTGTCGACAGTGCTTCCGGGAGATTGCCCGCTCGATGGGCTTCAAGAAGTACAGCTAA
- a CDS encoding 50S ribosomal protein L5, which produces MSESEADFHEMREPRIEKVVAHMGVGQGGVDLQNAENILEEVTGQQTVRTTAKRTEPEFGIREGDPIGAKVTLRGEDAYDFLDRALPTVDLAERQFDDTGNVSFGIEEHTDFPSQEYDPDIGIYGLDVTVNLVRPGYRVAKRDQVSRQIPSNHRLNPEDAVAFLEANFDVEVNE; this is translated from the coding sequence ATGAGCGAGTCTGAAGCCGACTTCCACGAGATGCGCGAGCCGCGCATCGAGAAGGTCGTCGCCCACATGGGCGTCGGTCAGGGTGGTGTCGACCTCCAGAACGCGGAGAACATCCTCGAGGAAGTCACGGGCCAGCAGACGGTCCGGACCACCGCCAAGCGCACCGAACCCGAGTTCGGTATCCGCGAGGGCGACCCGATTGGCGCGAAGGTCACGCTTCGCGGCGAGGACGCGTACGACTTCCTCGACCGCGCGCTCCCCACAGTCGACCTGGCCGAACGCCAGTTCGACGACACGGGGAACGTGAGCTTCGGTATCGAAGAGCACACCGACTTCCCGAGTCAGGAGTACGACCCCGACATCGGAATCTACGGCCTCGACGTGACCGTGAACCTCGTGCGCCCGGGTTACCGGGTCGCGAAGCGCGACCAGGTCAGCCGACAGATTCCGTCGAACCACCGACTCAACCCCGAGGACGCGGTCGCGTTCCTCGAAGCGAACTTCGACGTGGAGGTCAACGAATGA
- a CDS encoding 30S ribosomal protein S4e: MTNHQKRLSVPKSWPVERKTETFTAKAGAGPHGESGVPLVVVLRDVLGYVDDTSEAQYAINIDGVLVNGASVGDVNRPIGMFDILAFPERDEHYRVFPDEGGRLGLTPIEADAADSKLSKVEDKTTVSDGKSQLNLHDGTNLLVDEDVYSGKDSIVVDNESNDIVAHFEYGEGALVTAVAGQHAGDIGRIDEISVQPGSAQNTVYVETADGSFETVEEYVVVIDEQFVEDDAELPGDGE, from the coding sequence ATGACGAACCACCAGAAGCGACTCTCGGTACCGAAGTCCTGGCCGGTCGAGCGGAAGACGGAGACGTTCACCGCGAAGGCCGGGGCCGGTCCGCACGGCGAATCGGGCGTACCGCTCGTCGTCGTGCTCCGGGACGTCCTGGGCTACGTCGACGACACCAGCGAAGCGCAGTACGCCATCAACATCGACGGCGTGCTCGTCAACGGTGCCTCGGTCGGCGACGTCAACCGCCCCATCGGGATGTTCGACATCCTGGCGTTCCCCGAGCGCGACGAACACTACCGTGTCTTCCCCGACGAAGGGGGGCGACTCGGGCTGACGCCCATCGAAGCAGATGCGGCGGACAGCAAGCTCAGCAAGGTCGAGGACAAGACCACCGTCTCCGACGGGAAGTCCCAGCTGAACCTCCACGACGGCACGAACCTGCTCGTCGACGAGGATGTCTACAGCGGGAAGGACTCCATCGTCGTTGACAACGAGTCCAACGACATCGTCGCTCACTTCGAGTACGGTGAGGGCGCGCTGGTCACCGCAGTTGCGGGCCAGCACGCCGGCGACATCGGCCGCATCGACGAGATTTCGGTGCAGCCGGGCAGCGCTCAGAACACCGTCTACGTGGAGACCGCAGACGGGAGCTTCGAGACGGTCGAAGAGTACGTCGTCGTCATCGACGAGCAGTTCGTCGAGGACGACGCCGAACTCCCGGGTGATGGTGAATGA
- the rplX gene encoding 50S ribosomal protein L24 has protein sequence MSEQPHKQRNRTERAPLHERQKQVHATLSDDLREEYDQRRVRVNVGDTVEVMRGDDAGETGEVVDVDLRDETVRVEDVTVEKADGEELPKPMDASNLRVTELDLEDDVRAARLEGDNE, from the coding sequence ATGAGCGAACAACCACACAAACAGCGAAACCGCACGGAGCGCGCGCCGCTTCACGAGCGACAGAAGCAGGTGCACGCGACGCTGTCCGACGACCTCCGAGAGGAGTACGACCAGCGACGCGTTCGCGTCAACGTCGGTGACACCGTCGAAGTGATGCGCGGCGACGACGCCGGCGAGACCGGCGAAGTCGTCGATGTCGACCTCCGCGACGAGACGGTTCGCGTGGAGGACGTCACCGTCGAGAAGGCGGACGGCGAGGAGCTGCCGAAGCCGATGGACGCCAGCAACCTCCGCGTCACCGAACTCGACCTCGAAGACGACGTGCGCGCCGCGCGGCTCGAAGGTGACAACGAATGA
- a CDS encoding 50S ribosomal protein L14, translated as MEAIKADVTQGLEKGSLINCADNTGARELKITSVKGYQGTKNRHPKAGLGDTITVSVTKGTPEMRRQVLEAVVVRQRKPIRRPDGTRVKFEDNAAVIIDDLGEPRGTEIKGPISREVAERYGTIASTATMIV; from the coding sequence ATGGAAGCCATCAAGGCAGACGTCACGCAGGGCCTGGAGAAGGGCTCGCTCATCAACTGCGCCGACAACACTGGCGCACGCGAGCTCAAGATCACGAGCGTCAAAGGGTATCAAGGAACCAAGAACCGCCACCCGAAGGCCGGGCTCGGCGACACGATCACCGTCTCGGTGACCAAGGGGACGCCGGAGATGCGTCGCCAGGTCCTCGAAGCGGTCGTCGTGCGCCAGCGCAAGCCCATCCGACGGCCCGACGGCACGCGCGTGAAGTTCGAGGACAACGCCGCGGTCATCATCGACGACCTCGGTGAGCCTCGCGGGACCGAGATCAAGGGTCCGATTTCGCGCGAAGTGGCGGAACGGTACGGTACCATCGCGAGTACCGCGACGATGATTGTATAG
- a CDS encoding 30S ribosomal protein S17 encodes MAIGLNVTEPEGTCSHEDCPFHGSLSVRGQILEGEVASTDMDKTIVVEREYDVFVPKYDRYMKRRSRVPAHQPDCLDVEVGDTVSIAETRPLSKTKSHVVVEVTDGGDA; translated from the coding sequence ATGGCGATAGGACTGAACGTAACAGAACCGGAAGGCACGTGCTCCCACGAGGACTGCCCGTTCCACGGATCGCTGTCCGTGCGCGGTCAGATTCTCGAGGGCGAAGTGGCTTCCACCGACATGGACAAGACCATCGTCGTCGAGCGCGAATACGACGTATTCGTGCCGAAGTACGACCGCTACATGAAGCGGCGGTCGCGCGTCCCGGCTCACCAGCCGGACTGCCTCGACGTTGAGGTTGGCGACACGGTCAGTATCGCAGAAACCCGACCGCTCTCGAAGACCAAATCCCACGTGGTCGTCGAAGTCACCGACGGAGGTGACGCCTGA
- a CDS encoding ribonuclease P protein component 1 codes for MTVTPETLPRHELVGLHARVVESTDPSRVGIEGEIVRETMRTLVFDSEEPRSSEKASGVKQVPKRGATFEFRLTDEAAASAKDAGTASQPAGGESQTTGEGAAYVTVDGVALLSRPATRSETGVDSKWR; via the coding sequence ATGACGGTGACGCCCGAGACACTGCCTCGACACGAACTCGTCGGCCTGCACGCGCGGGTCGTCGAGTCCACCGACCCGTCACGGGTCGGCATCGAGGGCGAGATCGTCCGCGAGACGATGCGGACGCTCGTCTTCGACAGCGAGGAGCCACGCTCCTCGGAGAAAGCCTCGGGCGTCAAACAGGTCCCCAAGCGGGGGGCTACATTCGAGTTCCGACTCACAGATGAAGCTGCGGCGTCCGCGAAGGACGCCGGGACCGCGTCTCAACCTGCAGGTGGCGAGAGCCAAACCACTGGCGAGGGCGCGGCCTACGTTACGGTGGATGGGGTCGCGTTGCTCTCACGACCCGCTACACGCTCCGAAACCGGAGTTGATTCGAAATGGCGATAG
- the rpmC gene encoding 50S ribosomal protein L29: MAILHTEEIRDMTPAERDAELEEIETELLNAKAVKAAGGAPDNPGRIGELRRTVARIKTIQREEGDLEAEAESE, translated from the coding sequence ATGGCGATTCTCCACACCGAAGAGATTCGGGACATGACCCCCGCGGAACGGGACGCAGAGCTGGAAGAAATCGAGACGGAGCTGCTGAACGCCAAGGCCGTGAAGGCCGCTGGCGGCGCCCCGGACAACCCGGGCCGCATCGGCGAACTCCGTCGCACGGTCGCGCGAATCAAGACGATTCAGCGCGAGGAAGGCGACCTCGAAGCGGAAGCGGAGAGCGAGTAA
- a CDS encoding 30S ribosomal protein S3 produces MADEMEFIEQGLQRSQIDEFFAEELARAGYGGMELAPTPMGMQIVLKAEKPGMVIGKGGKNIRKITTQLEERFDLEDPQIDVQEVDEPDLNAQIVADRLANALERGWYFRKAGHTTIDRIMDAGALGAEIVLSGKVTGNRGRVEKFNRGYIKHNGEPAEEIVDHGKGVAVMKLGTIGVSVKIIPPNAKLPDDFEIQEDADIEDLVVDEEEAGEELEELLEGEGEDAEAEGEAPEDAAETDAADEAAVEEIVEEDLDAEEGSSPTSPPDADGDVEEDLDELAEDVEEFDEVDSEAEETAEELLEEMEADEDESDSEEGEE; encoded by the coding sequence ATGGCCGACGAGATGGAGTTCATCGAGCAGGGCCTCCAGCGCTCCCAAATCGACGAGTTCTTCGCCGAAGAGCTGGCTCGCGCCGGCTACGGCGGCATGGAACTCGCTCCCACCCCGATGGGCATGCAGATCGTCCTCAAGGCCGAGAAGCCCGGGATGGTCATCGGCAAGGGCGGGAAGAACATCCGGAAGATCACAACGCAGCTCGAGGAGCGCTTCGACCTCGAGGACCCGCAGATCGACGTGCAGGAGGTCGACGAACCGGACCTCAACGCACAGATCGTCGCGGACCGCCTCGCGAACGCGCTCGAACGCGGCTGGTACTTCCGGAAGGCCGGACACACGACCATCGACCGCATCATGGACGCCGGCGCACTCGGCGCCGAAATCGTCCTCAGCGGGAAGGTCACCGGCAACCGCGGCCGCGTCGAGAAGTTCAACCGCGGCTACATCAAGCACAACGGCGAGCCCGCCGAGGAGATCGTCGACCACGGCAAGGGCGTCGCGGTGATGAAGCTCGGCACCATCGGTGTCAGCGTCAAGATCATCCCGCCGAACGCGAAGCTCCCCGACGACTTCGAGATCCAGGAGGACGCGGACATCGAGGACCTCGTCGTCGACGAGGAGGAAGCCGGCGAGGAACTCGAAGAGCTCCTCGAAGGCGAAGGCGAAGACGCCGAGGCCGAGGGCGAGGCGCCCGAGGACGCGGCGGAGACCGACGCGGCCGACGAGGCTGCAGTCGAGGAAATCGTCGAGGAAGACCTCGACGCCGAGGAAGGCTCGTCGCCGACCTCGCCGCCGGACGCCGACGGTGACGTCGAGGAGGACCTCGACGAACTCGCCGAGGACGTCGAAGAGTTCGACGAGGTCGACAGCGAGGCCGAGGAGACCGCCGAGGAACTCCTCGAGGAGATGGAAGCCGACGAAGACGAGTCCGATTCCGAGGAGGGTGAGGAATAA
- a CDS encoding 50S ribosomal protein L22 encodes MGISYSVDTDPETTAKAMLRERSISLKHSKAIAREIKGKTVAEAHEYLDAVINEEQSVPFKQHNSGVGHRNDIEGWDAGRYPEKASKDFQKLLDNVANNADQQGFDADQMVIEHVAPHKVDESRGRKPRAMGKADPWNTTLCDVELVVAEPDAEEVSA; translated from the coding sequence ATGGGAATCAGCTACAGCGTGGACACGGACCCGGAGACCACCGCGAAAGCGATGCTCCGAGAGCGTTCCATCAGCCTGAAGCACAGCAAAGCCATCGCCCGCGAAATCAAGGGCAAGACGGTCGCCGAGGCACACGAGTACCTCGACGCCGTCATCAACGAGGAGCAGTCCGTGCCGTTCAAGCAGCACAACAGCGGCGTCGGTCACCGGAACGACATCGAAGGCTGGGACGCCGGACGGTACCCGGAGAAGGCCTCGAAGGACTTCCAGAAGCTCCTCGACAACGTGGCGAACAACGCCGACCAGCAGGGCTTCGACGCCGACCAGATGGTCATCGAACACGTCGCACCCCACAAGGTCGACGAGAGCCGCGGCCGCAAACCCCGCGCGATGGGGAAGGCGGACCCGTGGAACACGACCCTCTGTGACGTCGAACTCGTGGTCGCCGAACCCGACGCCGAGGAGGTGAGCGCATAA
- a CDS encoding 30S ribosomal protein S19, with protein sequence MSTEYRTGREGEFTYRGYDLDELQEMSLDEVAELLPARQRRTITRGLSDEHQKVLEEARESKPEETANNPIRTHLRDMPVLPEFIGLTFAVYTGQEFERVEIQPEMLGHYLGEFQLTRTSVEHGQAGIGATRSSKFVPLK encoded by the coding sequence ATGAGTACGGAATACCGAACCGGCCGCGAGGGTGAGTTCACCTACCGCGGCTACGACCTCGACGAACTCCAGGAGATGAGTCTGGACGAAGTCGCGGAACTGCTCCCCGCACGCCAGCGGCGAACCATCACCCGTGGGCTCTCCGACGAACACCAGAAGGTGCTCGAAGAAGCCCGCGAATCGAAGCCCGAAGAGACGGCAAACAACCCCATCCGCACGCACCTGCGCGACATGCCGGTGCTGCCGGAGTTCATCGGGCTGACGTTCGCAGTGTACACCGGACAGGAGTTCGAGCGCGTCGAGATTCAGCCCGAGATGCTCGGGCACTACCTCGGCGAGTTCCAGCTCACCCGGACGTCGGTCGAACACGGGCAGGCGGGCATCGGCGCGACCCGCTCCTCGAAGTTCGTGCCGCTCAAATAA
- a CDS encoding 50S ribosomal protein L2, producing the protein MGRRIQGQRRGRGTSTFRAPSHRYKAELSHRKTEDTDVLSGEVVDIEHDPARSAPVANVEFEDGDQRLVLASEGVAVGDTLEVGISASIEEGNTLPLGEIPEGVPICNVESQPGDGGKFARASGVNADLVTHERDAAVVQLPSGEVKRLSPDCRATIGVVAGGGRTDKPFVKAGNKHHKMKTRGGKWPIVRGVAMNAVDHPFGGGGRQHPGRPKSVSRNAPPGRKVGDIASKRTGRGGNK; encoded by the coding sequence ATGGGACGAAGAATTCAAGGCCAACGGCGCGGCCGCGGTACGTCGACGTTCCGCGCGCCGTCCCACCGGTACAAAGCAGAGCTCTCGCACCGTAAGACCGAGGACACCGACGTGCTCTCGGGCGAAGTCGTGGACATCGAACACGACCCCGCTCGCAGCGCGCCGGTCGCGAACGTCGAGTTCGAGGACGGCGACCAGCGCCTCGTGCTCGCCAGCGAGGGCGTCGCAGTCGGCGACACCCTCGAAGTCGGTATCTCGGCGTCCATCGAGGAGGGCAACACGCTGCCGCTCGGCGAGATTCCCGAGGGCGTGCCCATCTGTAACGTCGAGAGTCAGCCTGGCGACGGCGGCAAGTTCGCTCGCGCGAGCGGGGTCAACGCCGACCTCGTCACGCACGAGCGCGACGCCGCCGTCGTGCAGCTGCCCAGCGGCGAAGTCAAGCGCCTCTCCCCGGATTGTCGTGCCACCATCGGCGTCGTCGCCGGTGGCGGTCGCACGGACAAGCCGTTCGTGAAGGCAGGCAACAAACACCACAAGATGAAGACCCGCGGCGGCAAGTGGCCCATCGTCCGTGGTGTTGCGATGAACGCCGTCGACCACCCGTTCGGTGGCGGTGGCCGCCAGCACCCCGGCCGACCGAAGAGCGTCTCCCGTAACGCGCCGCCGGGCCGGAAAGTCGGCGACATCGCCTCCAAACGCACCGGCCGCGGAGGCAACAAGTAA
- a CDS encoding 50S ribosomal protein L23: MSGIIDYPIVTEKAMDEMDFGNKLQFVVDIDAAKPEIRDAIEAQYEVTVTNVNTQITPEAEKKATVTLSEDDDAQDVASRIGVF, encoded by the coding sequence ATGAGCGGCATCATCGACTACCCCATCGTGACCGAGAAGGCGATGGACGAGATGGACTTCGGAAACAAGCTCCAGTTCGTCGTCGACATCGACGCCGCCAAACCCGAGATTCGTGACGCCATCGAAGCGCAGTACGAAGTGACGGTCACGAACGTGAACACACAGATCACGCCGGAAGCCGAGAAGAAGGCGACCGTCACCCTCTCGGAGGACGACGACGCGCAGGATGTCGCCTCCCGCATCGGGGTGTTCTGA
- the rpl4p gene encoding 50S ribosomal protein L4: MQATVRDLNGDDAGTLDLPDVFSEPVRPDLVKRAVLAAQANRTQKHGSDEYAGLRTSAESHGSGRGMAHVPKTEGRGARVPQTVGGRKAHPPKAEKDPGLDVNDKERKAAVRSAIAATTDTDVVAERGHAFDDDTELPLVVSDDFEDLVKTQEVVAFLEAVGVHTDVERADDGRNVRAGQGTLRGRKYQEPSSLLVVTSSEAGPSKAARNLAGVDVATGREVNAEDLAPGAEPGRLTLWTESAVEEVADR, encoded by the coding sequence ATGCAGGCAACTGTACGCGACCTGAACGGCGACGACGCCGGAACGCTCGACCTGCCGGACGTGTTCTCGGAACCCGTCCGACCAGACCTCGTCAAGCGTGCCGTCCTCGCCGCTCAGGCCAACCGAACCCAGAAGCACGGCTCCGACGAGTACGCGGGCCTGCGCACTTCCGCCGAGTCCCACGGTAGCGGACGCGGCATGGCTCACGTCCCGAAGACGGAAGGCCGTGGCGCGCGCGTCCCGCAGACCGTCGGCGGTCGCAAAGCGCACCCGCCGAAAGCCGAGAAAGACCCCGGCCTCGACGTCAACGACAAGGAGCGGAAGGCGGCCGTTCGGAGCGCCATCGCGGCGACCACGGACACCGACGTTGTCGCCGAGCGCGGTCACGCGTTCGACGACGACACCGAGCTCCCGCTGGTCGTCAGCGACGACTTCGAGGACCTCGTGAAGACGCAGGAAGTCGTGGCGTTCCTCGAAGCGGTCGGCGTCCACACGGACGTCGAGCGCGCCGACGACGGACGCAACGTCCGCGCCGGCCAGGGGACACTCCGCGGCCGGAAGTACCAGGAGCCCTCGTCGCTGCTGGTCGTGACCTCCAGCGAAGCCGGGCCGTCGAAGGCGGCACGGAACCTCGCTGGTGTCGACGTCGCGACGGGCCGCGAAGTCAACGCAGAGGACCTCGCTCCGGGCGCCGAGCCCGGCCGACTCACGCTCTGGACGGAGAGCGCCGTCGAGGAGGTGGCCGACCGATGA